From the genome of Bradyrhizobium elkanii USDA 76, one region includes:
- a CDS encoding HU family DNA-binding protein, whose amino-acid sequence MQQRGGPDMAKKAATPATITLKHLAAAIAEEQELSKKQAEAILTDMVTRITKHLKKGERIRIVGLGILQVRKRAARMGRNPATGEQIHIKASKKVAFRAAKELKEAV is encoded by the coding sequence ATTCAGCAACGAGGAGGGCCAGACATGGCGAAGAAAGCAGCGACACCGGCGACGATCACGCTGAAGCATTTGGCGGCGGCCATCGCCGAAGAGCAGGAGCTGTCCAAGAAGCAGGCCGAGGCGATCCTGACCGACATGGTCACAAGGATCACCAAGCACCTCAAGAAGGGCGAGCGCATCAGGATCGTCGGCCTCGGCATCCTGCAGGTCCGCAAGCGCGCCGCCCGCATGGGCCGCAACCCGGCGACCGGCGAACAGATCCACATCAAGGCGAGCAAGAAGGTCGCCTTCCGCGCCGCCAAGGAGCTGAAGG
- a CDS encoding haloacid dehalogenase-like hydrolase, with protein sequence MTKPRLAGDDIAKPQDASRTDGLSPLLGLPASLPLVLDLDGTLITGDLLYLSFFSILRRNPLIVVSCAAWLTRGRAALKRRLAQRQHIDWSRIELHQDVVALAERENAAGRRIVLATAADALLARKLASGLPWIDQVLASDGEHNLKGANKADLLRKTFPEGFIYAGDSASDLAVWAHAAGIITVNAREAVRAAAAGLGRPTLHLQGRAAAAKS encoded by the coding sequence ATGACCAAGCCTCGCCTCGCCGGCGACGACATCGCGAAGCCGCAGGATGCTTCCCGCACCGACGGGTTGTCCCCTTTGCTAGGCCTCCCGGCATCGCTGCCGCTGGTGCTCGACCTCGACGGCACGCTGATCACGGGCGACCTGCTCTATCTGAGCTTCTTCTCGATCCTGCGCCGCAATCCGCTGATCGTCGTGTCATGCGCCGCTTGGCTGACGCGCGGCCGCGCGGCGCTGAAGCGCCGGCTCGCACAGCGCCAGCACATCGACTGGAGCCGGATCGAACTGCACCAGGACGTCGTCGCATTGGCCGAGCGCGAGAATGCGGCCGGCCGCCGCATCGTGCTGGCAACCGCTGCCGACGCGCTGCTCGCACGGAAGCTGGCGTCGGGTCTGCCTTGGATCGACCAGGTGCTCGCCTCCGACGGCGAACATAATCTGAAGGGCGCCAACAAGGCCGACCTGTTGCGGAAGACATTTCCCGAGGGCTTCATCTACGCCGGCGACAGCGCCTCCGACCTCGCGGTCTGGGCCCACGCTGCCGGCATCATCACCGTCAATGCCCGCGAAGCCGTGCGCGCCGCCGCGGCCGGGCTCGGCAGGCCGACGCTGCATCTGCAGGGCCGCGCGGCCGCGGCGAAATCTTAA
- a CDS encoding TRAP transporter substrate-binding protein: MRMTRRRVLGTGSAAVAATMFGKPALAAVEFDLKLGVNTPETHPLTMRLTEAAKAVGAQSSGRVNITVFSNSQLGGDPEMLSQVRAGGIELLAAPSMTLSTLVPLSGLPSIGFAFQSYDQVWAAMDGGVGDLVREAITKTGVVPLKKVWDNGFRQITSSSSRQLNSVDDLKGFKIRVPVTALLTSLFSGLGALPSSISYSELYSALQTHIVEGQENPLAQVSTGKLYEVQKFCALSNHCWSGYWILGNRRAMAGLPPDLLELINAAFDAAAVKERADLVEMDRSLQAELTEKGMTFNKPDPVQFRAALVKAGFYTQWQKTYGADAWAALEKYTGKLT; this comes from the coding sequence ATGAGAATGACCCGCCGCCGGGTGCTGGGAACCGGTTCTGCTGCAGTTGCCGCCACGATGTTTGGTAAGCCAGCCCTTGCCGCCGTCGAGTTCGATCTCAAGCTCGGTGTCAACACTCCGGAAACCCATCCGCTAACAATGCGCCTGACTGAGGCCGCCAAGGCGGTCGGCGCGCAGTCGTCCGGCCGGGTCAACATCACGGTGTTCTCCAACAGCCAGCTCGGCGGCGATCCGGAGATGCTGTCGCAGGTCCGGGCCGGCGGGATCGAGCTGTTGGCGGCGCCCAGCATGACGCTGTCGACGCTGGTGCCGCTGTCGGGGCTGCCCAGCATCGGTTTCGCCTTCCAGTCCTACGACCAGGTCTGGGCGGCGATGGACGGCGGCGTCGGCGACCTCGTGCGCGAGGCGATCACGAAGACCGGCGTCGTGCCGCTGAAGAAAGTCTGGGACAACGGCTTCCGCCAGATCACCTCGTCGTCGAGCCGGCAGCTCAACAGTGTCGACGATCTCAAGGGCTTCAAGATCCGCGTGCCGGTGACAGCATTGCTGACGTCGCTGTTCTCAGGGCTCGGCGCATTGCCGTCGAGCATCTCCTACAGCGAGCTCTATTCGGCGCTGCAGACCCACATCGTCGAAGGGCAGGAGAATCCGCTGGCGCAGGTCTCCACCGGAAAACTCTACGAGGTGCAGAAATTCTGCGCGCTCTCGAACCATTGCTGGAGCGGTTACTGGATCCTCGGCAACCGCCGCGCGATGGCCGGTCTGCCGCCCGATCTGCTCGAGCTCATCAACGCCGCGTTCGATGCCGCGGCGGTGAAGGAGCGCGCCGATCTGGTCGAGATGGACCGCTCGCTGCAGGCCGAGCTGACCGAGAAGGGCATGACCTTCAACAAGCCCGATCCCGTGCAGTTCCGGGCCGCGTTGGTGAAGGCCGGCTTCTACACGCAGTGGCAGAAGACCTATGGCGCGGATGCCTGGGCGGCGCTGGAGAAATACACCGGCAAGCTGACATGA